A region from the Drosophila takahashii strain IR98-3 E-12201 chromosome 2L, DtakHiC1v2, whole genome shotgun sequence genome encodes:
- the LOC108064189 gene encoding uncharacterized protein isoform X5, giving the protein MDRIKKFESAETKDFFWSCRSLDDPGNKYCTKDMAVVPTFRLPANALKPDSQYDFSLTVVSRINPDNRWTASQVVRGTKIPSFTPQILCRRNCALGVYAPLDSVHLIPKCDDCPSKVKKRYEWWVKAPGTAAHLESRHKYLILHHAERILSIRLKVILANKRWAETFYTLRRNDGPQKGRCEISPYYGLQSVTIFEIQCLGFESPYSPLTFRYKAVTGVIASNVPFNRFKVTLPVTRWVKISICDTIDMCVEHEVDVVVLPLSGVFRTQVADVMADVPRLLLHGQWNRAFVTSLVGAKFIQTTNKGREVYAYVKNIHLHTGSQLEQLTSLATHILLQLTPVDYRGATLMGEMFAQLSDIFEEIIQEHEWLHRDAYQSLTAMHMFFMSVLGVKSEHHSVAMCKPYNPECLNLQRIDFEKNFAIEFDPLILLRINSWMMNTWYLYRCVYFIGVMATQRHHPYDDALAIHSGGIAYQINVTEVTDNTKDIILETIDKIHVIQLSKALLHELESNLKNSIILFQTISQQNHHNIFWWYPDPLPSKTSVLIIHAYSPEKFFTNAEEAELKNPLIYKTNISQFNDAYFTQWMANSSIRNSTEIHIYSLMLNHKAMLAVRIVSCSELMLVKMRMHRWPTLGQIRQRACRITPEMAGKRIWLANSCDRSRAYVAIHRPGETRFKKKKLRTGKKKKDEKKRLRKDTYFDDYDGEEEMPKSRYLNYTILLEIYHCNFWKNRSLDPGWSEDYCTTTFEHSFGTSVQCTCHTLGTLSSRIFPISAELFVEHIPLPILAYNMIMLFLFMMLFFLAILKWIFNVDIITAHLREPNILQCENGKLGRVNSGAFNEGAEILLVIVTGGQEFAGTSSNIKFYFKSPNRPQTSYQITQDPGHPKLLRNSTNKLMIPRGNIYIPTRLALGIGRNGRYPSWYCRSITVVDLELNVQQLFLVESWIVRGHTKFMRSKYFTMGSYRKNPKYTWCQRLRQRIEQLYVSWFMISPITGPWQSNVGGIIMNRFERTCVWICNTAITLTVVSLYFGKSTVESIQEETRQNIENELKIPLVLVLAFYAFVICLLIHFVFEVLLLRWLWPQK; this is encoded by the exons ATGGATAGGATCAAAAAGTTTGAATCTGCTGAGACTAAGGATTTCTTTTGGAGCTGCCGCAGTCTAGACGATCCTGGTAACAAGTATTGCACTAAAGATATGGCCGTGG TGCCCACCTTTAGGTTACCCGCAAATGCCCTCAAGCCCGATTCCCAGTACGACTTCAGTTTGACCGTGGTGTCGCGAATCAATCCGGATAATCGATGGACCGCATCGCAGGTGGTGAGAGGTACTAAGATCCCATCCTTTACGCCCCAGATCCTCTGCCGTCGCAACTGCGCTCTGGGCGTCTATGCTCCGCTCGACAGCGTTCACTTGATCCCCAAATGCGATGATTGCCCGAGTAAAGTCAAGAAGAGGTACGAGTGGTGGGTGAAGGCACCTGGGACAGCAGCCCATCTGGAGTCCCGCCACAAATACCTGATTCTTCACCACGCGGAGCGTATTCTCTCCATTCGACTCAAGGTCATTTTGGCAAATAAAAGATGGGCGGAGACCTTTTATACCCTGCGGCGGAACGACGGTCCTCAGAAGGGCAGATGCGAAATCTCTCCCTATTATGGCCTCCAGAGCGTGACCATTTTCGAGATTCAGTGCCTGGGATTCGAGTCGCCCTACTCCCCACTGACCTTTCGCTACAAGGCGGTCACGGGTGTTATAGCCTCCAATGTGCCATTTAATAGGTTTAAGGTTACACTGCCCGTCACCAGATGGGTTAAGATCTCGATTTGCGACACCATCGATATGTGTGTGGAGCATGAGGTAGATGTGGTAGTTCTTCCGCTAAGTGGCGTCTTCAGAACTCAGGTGGCCGATGTAATGGCGGATGTGCCGCGACTTTTGCTGCATGGCCAGTGGAACCGGGCCTTTGTGACGAGTCTTGTGGGAGCCAAATTTATACAGACCACCAACAAGGGACGTGAGGTCTACGCGTATGTAAAGAATATCCATTTACACACGGGCTCTCAGCTGGAGCAGCTCACCTCGCTGGCCACGCACATATTGCTCCAATTGACCCCTGTGGATTACCGAGGGGCCACCCTGATGGGTGAGATGTTCGCCCAGCTGAGCGACATCTTCGAGGAGATCATCCAGGAACACGAGTGGCTGCATCGGGATGCCTATCAGTCGCTGACCGCCATGCATATGTTCTTCATGTCCGTGTTGGGCGTGAAATCGGAACACCATTCGGTGGCCATGTGCAAACCGTACAATCCAGAGTGCCTGAACCTGCAGAGAATCGACTTTGAAAAGAACTTTGCCATCGAGTTCGATCCCCTGATTCTGCTGCGCATCAATAGCTGGATGATGAACACCTGGTATTTGTACAGGTGCGTCTACTTCATAGGCGTCATGGCCACCCAGCGACATCATCCCTATGACGACGCCTTGGCAATCCATTCGGGCGGCATTGCGTACCAG ataaatgtAACGGAGGTGACGGACAATACCAAAGACATCATCCTTGAGACAATCGACAAGATTCACGTTATCCAACTATCCAAAGCGCTACTCCACGAACTGGAATCGAACCTGAAGAACAGCATCATTCTGTTCCAGACCATCTCGCAGCAGAACCACCACAATATCTTCTGGTGGTACCCCGATCCGTTGCCCTCGAAGACCAGTGTTCTAATAATCCACGCCTACAGTCCCGAAAAGTTCTTCACCAACGCCGAGGAGGCCGAACTGAAGAACCCGTTGATCTACAAGACGAATATTAGCCAGTTCAATGATGCGTATTTCACCCAGTGGATGGCAAATAGCAGCATTCGAAATAGCACGGAGATCCATATTTACAGTCTGATGCTGAACCACAAGGCCATGTTGGCAGTGCGAATTGTGAGCTGTTCGGAGCTGATGTTGGTCAAGATGCGGATGCACAGGTGGCCGACACTGGGCCAGATTCGCCAGAGGGCCTGTAGGATAACGCCTGAGATGGCTGGCAAGCGCATTTGGTTGGCCAACTCGTGCGATCGCAGCCGGGCCTATGTGGCCATTCACCGACCAGGTGAGACgcgttttaaaaagaaaaaactaagGACGggaaagaaaaagaaggatGAGAAGAAGCGGTTGAGGAAGGATACTTACTTCGACGATTACGATGGTGAGGAGGAGATGCCCAAGTCGAGATATCTGAACTACACGATCCTGCTGGAGATATATCATTGCAACTTCTGGAAGAACCGCTCATTGGATCCCGGATGGAGCGAGGATTACTGCACCACGACCTTCGAGCATAGTTTTGGGACTTCGGTTCAGTGCACTTGCCACACTCTGGGCACACTGTCTTCTAGGATTTTTCCCATCTCAGCGGAATTGTTTGTGGAGCACATACCCCTGCCTATATTAGCATACAACATGATCATGCTGTTCTTATTCATGAtgctcttttttttggccatcCTGAAGTGGATCTTCAATGTCGACATCATCACTGCCCATCTGAGGGAACCGAATATTCTCCAGTGCGAAAATGGTAAATTGGGAAGAGTTAATAGTGGTGCATTCAACGAGGGAGCCGAGATCCTTCTCGTGATTGTAACCGGAGGTCAGGAATTTGCGGGGACTTCTTCGAACATCAAGTTCTACTTCAAGTCGCCCAATCGTCCGCAGACCTCGTATCAGATTACTCAGGATCCCGGTCACCCGAAGTTACTGAGGAACAGTACGAACAAACTGATGATTCCCAGGGGAAATATCTATATACCCACCCGTTTGGCCCTGGGCATCGGGCGGAATGGGAGGTATCCCTCCTGGTATTGTCGCTCCATCACAGTGGTGGACCTCGAGTTGAATGTCCAGCAGCTGTTCTTGGTGGAAAGTTGGATTGTGCGGGGTCACACGAAGTTCATGCGATCCAAGTACTTCACGATGGGCTCCTATCGCAAGAACCCGAAATACACGTGGTGCCAGCGACTGCGCCAGCGGATCGAGCAACTATATGTCAGCTGGTTCATGATCAGTCCCATTACGGGACCCTGGCAGAGTAACGTGGGCGGCATCATCATGAATCGCTTTGAACGCACCTGCGTGTGGATCTGCAACACGGCCATCACCTTGACCGTGGTCTCACTGTACTTTGGCAAGTCCACGGTGGAGTCCATTCAGGAGGAAACCAGGCAGAATATCGAGAACGAACTTAAGATTCCTCTGGTACTGGTCCTGGCCTTTTATGCCTTTGTCATTTGTTTACTCATACATTTCGTGTTTGAAGTCCTCTTGTTGCGTTGGCTGTGGCCGCAAAAGTAG
- the LOC108064189 gene encoding uncharacterized protein isoform X3 produces the protein MRLFQLFLMTTSISLMLIMESDGTPLMALLDGSFLGSFNRTNGSSEPEVRNTSKATRLSKKLRSRKEQEDRNIAEEEERKNIESLWDPILNQSYDFSSIMDYDNTTSISKKLGLEDQESLFHEEEQNRTRNVWQPVFLEDYNHQNHTEENIVNQNEDYDNRNQTEKEEIGENELVYENNSKDAQPKTNFKLDELPQIEENWYPISNQSFICNSTNSSVFRNQTFEENNFKLPCLSPKTIENRSPMESYKKIRKRIQVKLYIRPVVEYGREYYVFATIPKLGKTNFVLNITVDTNDYLINEIFTAVQIKHTGWGHTKNLRALLEKFDIRGYKLRYNRCYFYRSTATFYNTKTQLLIGKARTKITVRGPKNVDCIPSLNLEFCKNPEEPVAISPWGHLEFFATIGDECRIVEYKDVEWNYCDISEKILFDHVEEAIGLVYKLLPYKLNFHQNPDGTKVFLLRVEAKINDVFTVARCYVTYRTPQVEPQILGNELRKVDVRKPVSIDGSSSMDRIKKFESAETKDFFWSCRSLDDPGNKYCTKDMAVVPTFRLPANALKPDSQYDFSLTVVSRINPDNRWTASQVVRGTKIPSFTPQILCRRNCALGVYAPLDSVHLIPKCDDCPSKVKKRYEWWVKAPGTAAHLESRHKYLILHHAERILSIRLKVILANKRWAETFYTLRRNDGPQKGRCEISPYYGLQSVTIFEIQCLGFESPYSPLTFRYKAVTGVIASNVPFNRFKVTLPVTRWVKISICDTIDMCVEHEVDVVVLPLSGVFRTQVADVMADVPRLLLHGQWNRAFVTSLVGAKFIQTTNKGREVYAYVKNIHLHTGSQLEQLTSLATHILLQLTPVDYRGATLMGEMFAQLSDIFEEIIQEHEWLHRDAYQSLTAMHMFFMSVLGVKSEHHSVAMCKPYNPECLNLQRIDFEKNFAIEFDPLILLRINSWMMNTWYLYRCVYFIGVMATQRHHPYDDALAIHSGGIAYQINVTEVTDNTKDIILETIDKIHVIQLSKALLHELESNLKNSIILFQTISQQNHHNIFWWYPDPLPSKTSVLIIHAYSPEKFFTNAEEAELKNPLIYKTNISQFNDAYFTQWMANSSIRNSTEIHIYSLMLNHKAMLAVRIVSCSELMLVKMRMHRWPTLGQIRQRACRITPEMAGKRIWLANSCDRSRAYVAIHRPGETRFKKKKLRTGKKKKDEKKRLRKDTYFDDYDGEEEMPKSRYLNYTILLEIYHCNFWKNRSLDPGWSEDYCTTTFEHSFGTSVQCTCHTLGTLSSRIFPISAELFVEHIPLPILAYNMIMLFLFMMLFFLAILKWIFNVDIITAHLREPNILQCENGKLGRVNSGAFNEGAEILLVIVTGGQEFAGTSSNIKFYFKSPNRPQTSYQITQDPGHPKLLRNSTNKLMIPRGNIYIPTRLALGIGRNGRYPSWYCRSITVVDLELNVQQLFLVESWIVRGHTKFMRSKYFTMGSYRKNPKYTWCQRLRQRIEQLYVSWFMISPITGPWQSNVGGIIMNRFERTCVWICNTAITLTVVSLYFGKSTVESIQEETRQNIENELKIPLVLVLAFYAFVICLLIHFVFEVLLLRWLWPQK, from the exons ATGCGATTGTTCCAATTGTTCCTCATGACCACATCGATATCACTAATGTTGATCATGGAAAGCGACGGAACCCCATTAATGGCATTATTGGATGGCAGCTTCCTAGGGAGTTTCAATCGAACGAATGGAAGTTCTGAACCAGAAGTTAGGAATACCTCCAAAGCCACTAGGTTAAGTAAAAAGTTAAGATCAAGAAAGGAACAGGAAGATAGAAATATTGCTGAAGAAGAGGAACGGAAAAATATTGAGAGTCTATGGGATCCCATTCTGAATCAAAGCTATGACTTTTCCAGCATTATGGATTATGATAACACCACTAGTATAAGTAAAAAGTTAGGATTGGAAGATCAAGAAAGTCTGTTTCATGAAGAAGAACAAAATCGAACTAGAAATGTATGGCAACCCGTTTTCTTAGAGGATTATAATCACCAAAACCATACGGAAGAAAATATCGTAAATCAAAATGAAGATTATGACAACCGAAACCAGACGGAAAAAGAAGAGATCGGAGAAAATGAATTGGTTTATGAAAATAACTCGAAGGATGCTCAACCCAAAACGAACTTTAAGCTCGATGAACTCCCTCAAATTGAAGAAAATTGGTATCCGATAAGTAATCAAAGTTTCATTTGCAACAGTACCAACTCTTCAGTGTTTCGAAATCAAACTTTTGAAGAAAATAACTTCAAACTACCCTGCCTGTCGCCAAAAACCATAGAGAACAGATCACCAATGGAGAGTtataagaaaataagaaaacgaATACAGGTCAAATTATACATCAGACCTGTAGTAGAATATGGAAGGGAATATTACGTTTTCGCAACTATTCCCAAACTGGGTAAGACCAATTTCGTGCTCAACATTACGGTGGATACCAACGATTATTTAATCAATGAGATATTTACGGCCGTTCAAATCAAACATACGGGTTGGGGTCATACGAAGAACTTGCGGGCCTTACTGGAAAAGTTTGACATACGCGGCTATAAACTTCGGTATAATCGCTGTTATTTTTACCGCAGCACAGCCACATTCTACAATACAAAAACCCAATTGCTAATCGGCAAA GCTCGTACGAAAATTACAGTACGGGGTCCAAAAAATGTGGACTGCATACCGTCTTTGAATTTAGAATTCTGCAAGAATCCCGAAGAGCCGGTAGCGATTTCTCCCTGGGGTCATTTGGAATTCTTTGCTACCATTGGCGATGAGTGCCGTATAGTGGAGTATAAAGATGTGGAATGGAATTACTGTGACATTAGTGAGAAAA TCCTTTTCGATCATGTGGAAGAAGCGATAGGACTTGTCTACAAGCTATTGCCGTACAAACTAAACTTCCATCAAAATCCAGATGGAACAAAGGTCTTTTTGCTACGCGTAGAAGCCAAGATCAATGACGTCTTTACTGTAGCTCGT TGCTATGTGACGTACAGAACACCCCAAGTTGAGCCCCAAATCTTAGGCAATGAGCTGCGAAAAGTTGACGTTCGAAAACCGGTCTCCATCGATGGGTCCAGCAGCATGGATAGGATCAAAAAGTTTGAATCTGCTGAGACTAAGGATTTCTTTTGGAGCTGCCGCAGTCTAGACGATCCTGGTAACAAGTATTGCACTAAAGATATGGCCGTGG TGCCCACCTTTAGGTTACCCGCAAATGCCCTCAAGCCCGATTCCCAGTACGACTTCAGTTTGACCGTGGTGTCGCGAATCAATCCGGATAATCGATGGACCGCATCGCAGGTGGTGAGAGGTACTAAGATCCCATCCTTTACGCCCCAGATCCTCTGCCGTCGCAACTGCGCTCTGGGCGTCTATGCTCCGCTCGACAGCGTTCACTTGATCCCCAAATGCGATGATTGCCCGAGTAAAGTCAAGAAGAGGTACGAGTGGTGGGTGAAGGCACCTGGGACAGCAGCCCATCTGGAGTCCCGCCACAAATACCTGATTCTTCACCACGCGGAGCGTATTCTCTCCATTCGACTCAAGGTCATTTTGGCAAATAAAAGATGGGCGGAGACCTTTTATACCCTGCGGCGGAACGACGGTCCTCAGAAGGGCAGATGCGAAATCTCTCCCTATTATGGCCTCCAGAGCGTGACCATTTTCGAGATTCAGTGCCTGGGATTCGAGTCGCCCTACTCCCCACTGACCTTTCGCTACAAGGCGGTCACGGGTGTTATAGCCTCCAATGTGCCATTTAATAGGTTTAAGGTTACACTGCCCGTCACCAGATGGGTTAAGATCTCGATTTGCGACACCATCGATATGTGTGTGGAGCATGAGGTAGATGTGGTAGTTCTTCCGCTAAGTGGCGTCTTCAGAACTCAGGTGGCCGATGTAATGGCGGATGTGCCGCGACTTTTGCTGCATGGCCAGTGGAACCGGGCCTTTGTGACGAGTCTTGTGGGAGCCAAATTTATACAGACCACCAACAAGGGACGTGAGGTCTACGCGTATGTAAAGAATATCCATTTACACACGGGCTCTCAGCTGGAGCAGCTCACCTCGCTGGCCACGCACATATTGCTCCAATTGACCCCTGTGGATTACCGAGGGGCCACCCTGATGGGTGAGATGTTCGCCCAGCTGAGCGACATCTTCGAGGAGATCATCCAGGAACACGAGTGGCTGCATCGGGATGCCTATCAGTCGCTGACCGCCATGCATATGTTCTTCATGTCCGTGTTGGGCGTGAAATCGGAACACCATTCGGTGGCCATGTGCAAACCGTACAATCCAGAGTGCCTGAACCTGCAGAGAATCGACTTTGAAAAGAACTTTGCCATCGAGTTCGATCCCCTGATTCTGCTGCGCATCAATAGCTGGATGATGAACACCTGGTATTTGTACAGGTGCGTCTACTTCATAGGCGTCATGGCCACCCAGCGACATCATCCCTATGACGACGCCTTGGCAATCCATTCGGGCGGCATTGCGTACCAG ataaatgtAACGGAGGTGACGGACAATACCAAAGACATCATCCTTGAGACAATCGACAAGATTCACGTTATCCAACTATCCAAAGCGCTACTCCACGAACTGGAATCGAACCTGAAGAACAGCATCATTCTGTTCCAGACCATCTCGCAGCAGAACCACCACAATATCTTCTGGTGGTACCCCGATCCGTTGCCCTCGAAGACCAGTGTTCTAATAATCCACGCCTACAGTCCCGAAAAGTTCTTCACCAACGCCGAGGAGGCCGAACTGAAGAACCCGTTGATCTACAAGACGAATATTAGCCAGTTCAATGATGCGTATTTCACCCAGTGGATGGCAAATAGCAGCATTCGAAATAGCACGGAGATCCATATTTACAGTCTGATGCTGAACCACAAGGCCATGTTGGCAGTGCGAATTGTGAGCTGTTCGGAGCTGATGTTGGTCAAGATGCGGATGCACAGGTGGCCGACACTGGGCCAGATTCGCCAGAGGGCCTGTAGGATAACGCCTGAGATGGCTGGCAAGCGCATTTGGTTGGCCAACTCGTGCGATCGCAGCCGGGCCTATGTGGCCATTCACCGACCAGGTGAGACgcgttttaaaaagaaaaaactaagGACGggaaagaaaaagaaggatGAGAAGAAGCGGTTGAGGAAGGATACTTACTTCGACGATTACGATGGTGAGGAGGAGATGCCCAAGTCGAGATATCTGAACTACACGATCCTGCTGGAGATATATCATTGCAACTTCTGGAAGAACCGCTCATTGGATCCCGGATGGAGCGAGGATTACTGCACCACGACCTTCGAGCATAGTTTTGGGACTTCGGTTCAGTGCACTTGCCACACTCTGGGCACACTGTCTTCTAGGATTTTTCCCATCTCAGCGGAATTGTTTGTGGAGCACATACCCCTGCCTATATTAGCATACAACATGATCATGCTGTTCTTATTCATGAtgctcttttttttggccatcCTGAAGTGGATCTTCAATGTCGACATCATCACTGCCCATCTGAGGGAACCGAATATTCTCCAGTGCGAAAATGGTAAATTGGGAAGAGTTAATAGTGGTGCATTCAACGAGGGAGCCGAGATCCTTCTCGTGATTGTAACCGGAGGTCAGGAATTTGCGGGGACTTCTTCGAACATCAAGTTCTACTTCAAGTCGCCCAATCGTCCGCAGACCTCGTATCAGATTACTCAGGATCCCGGTCACCCGAAGTTACTGAGGAACAGTACGAACAAACTGATGATTCCCAGGGGAAATATCTATATACCCACCCGTTTGGCCCTGGGCATCGGGCGGAATGGGAGGTATCCCTCCTGGTATTGTCGCTCCATCACAGTGGTGGACCTCGAGTTGAATGTCCAGCAGCTGTTCTTGGTGGAAAGTTGGATTGTGCGGGGTCACACGAAGTTCATGCGATCCAAGTACTTCACGATGGGCTCCTATCGCAAGAACCCGAAATACACGTGGTGCCAGCGACTGCGCCAGCGGATCGAGCAACTATATGTCAGCTGGTTCATGATCAGTCCCATTACGGGACCCTGGCAGAGTAACGTGGGCGGCATCATCATGAATCGCTTTGAACGCACCTGCGTGTGGATCTGCAACACGGCCATCACCTTGACCGTGGTCTCACTGTACTTTGGCAAGTCCACGGTGGAGTCCATTCAGGAGGAAACCAGGCAGAATATCGAGAACGAACTTAAGATTCCTCTGGTACTGGTCCTGGCCTTTTATGCCTTTGTCATTTGTTTACTCATACATTTCGTGTTTGAAGTCCTCTTGTTGCGTTGGCTGTGGCCGCAAAAGTAG